ATCTGGGATTGATGATGGTAACATACTTTCAAACATCGGAAAGATTAATCAATTATCGGTACAAAAATCTAAATATGAATCTACAGTAAGAAAAGATGCCTTAATTTTTGATGATCTTAACAGACAGATAGAGGGTATAAAAACGGTGCTTCTGGAAAATATCAGTTCTGCAACTAATGGAATAAAGAGAGAAATGCAATCTATAAATTCTAAAATTGTAGAGGCCGAATCGGAAATAAGAAGATTACCTAAAGCGCAACAAAAATTATTGAGTATCCGACGTCAATATGCTTTAAGTGAGCAAACCTATAATGTGTTTTTGGCTAAACGAGGCGAAGCAGATATAATTAAATCAGCAAGTGTTTCAGATGTGTTAATTATAGACACCGCCAAAGATACAGGAGCGATCCCAATTGATTTAAAATTAAGTTCAAGATATTTGTTTGCTGTAATTGGAGGGCTATTAATACCATTATTACTAGCCTTTTTACTAACTTTTTTTGATAATAAAATTCATAGTCCACAAGTTTTAGAGAATCAGTCTAAAATTCCTTTATTAGGTGTGGTTGGCAAAAGTAGTTTAGAAAGTAATTTAATTGTGCATTTAAAACCGAAATCTGTTGTAGCCGAATCTTTTAGAGGCATTAGATCGAGTTTGCAATATATGTATAGTAAGCGAGATTTAAATAGTTCAAAAACAGTTGTTCTCACATCATCTGTAAGTGGAGAAGGTAAAACATTTTGTTCTATAAATATTGCCACAGTTTTTGCTTTAAGCGGTAAAAAAACAGTGTTGGTAGGTTTAGATTTAAGAAAACCGAAAATTTTTGGCGATTTTGAAGTAAAAAATGACAAAGGCGCAGTAAACTATTTAATTGGACAAAAAAGTCTTGAAGAAATCGTTCAACAAACAAATGTCCCTAATTTAGATGTTATAACATCAGGTCCTATACCGCCTAATCCTTCGGAGTTATTGATAGGTGAAAAAACAGATGCTTTAATGGCAGAACTAAAAGAAACCTATGATTTTATAGTACTAGATACACCTCCAATAGGCTTGGTGGCAGATGCCTTTGAGTTATTAAAATATACGGATGCCACTATTTATGTGGTTAGACAAGATTATACTGAAAAGGGTATGTTAAACCTTATTAACGATAAGTACGATAAAGGAGAAGTTAAGAATTTAAGTTTTATATACAATTGTTACGACCAGAAAGGGAAATATGGCTACGGATATGGCTACGGATATGGCTACGGATATGGCTATGGCCATTATGCTAATGGGTATCATGAAGAAGATGGGGCTAAAAAAGGCTGGTTAAGTAAATTAAAAGGAATGATTAAAGTAAGTTAAACACGCTAGGTCTATGTCTACTCTAATTCAGGGTTTAATAAAATAATTAGAGATGGTTTTGATATGTGTCGAGTTAATACAAGAATGAATACATTACTTATAACAGCTATTAAAAGTGCTATTTATGCGGGTGCAGAAATAATGAAAATTTATTCTGGTAGTTTTGAGGTAACATTAAAACAGGATAATTCCCCGTTAACTATCGCAGATGAACATGCTAATACGATGATTAACTCTTATTTAGAGAAAACAGAAATTCCCATTATAAGCGAAGAGAATAAACAAGTTGTATACACCATTAGAAAAGATTGGGATACTTGCTGGATAGTCGATCCTTTGGATGGTACTAAAGAGTTTATAAAGCGAAATGGTGAGTTTACGGTAAACATAGCTCTCATAAAAAACAATAAGCCTATTTTAGGAGTTATTTATGTGCCAGTATCCAAGACTCTTTATTATGCCAATGTTTCGGAAAATAAAGCTTATAAGTATGAGTTAAATTCACATGAATATACTGAAAGTATATTTCAAAATAGTGTAGAATTAACACCTAAAAAGAATGATGATAATCAAATCAAAATAGTAGGAAGTCGTTCTCATAAAAGTGAAGAAACAGAGGGTTTCATCAACATTTTAAAGTCAAAAGGAAAAGACATTGATTTAGTTTCAAAAGGAAGTTCATTAAAATTTTGCTTGGTGGCAGAAGGCAAAGCCAATATATACCCTAGGTTTGCACCAACCATGGAATGGGACACCGCAGCGGGACATGCCATTTGTAGTGCTGTAGGTTTAAAAGTGATGCAGATTAATGAAAATAATGAATTGCAGTACAATAAACAAGATTTGTTAAACCCTTATTTTATAGTACAATAAAGTCAATGAAGCATAATAAAAAGCAAAATTACAGTGTAAATAGATTAGGCAGAGCATTAATAAACAAGCATAAGCCATGTTTAATTTGGTTTACGGGGTTGTCGGGTTCAGGTAAATCTACCATTGCTAATTTGTTGGAAAAAGAATTACATAAAAAACAAATACACACTTATACCTTAGATGGAGATAATTTACGTCGTGGTTTAAACAAAGATTTATTGTTCACAAAAGAAGATCGTATAGAAAATTTAAGGCGTACCGCCGAAGTGGCTAAATTATTTATAGATGCAGGCTTGGTAGTTATTGCAGCTTTTATTTCGCCATACAACAAAATACGGGAAGATATAAAAGCCATTGTTGGAAGTGATTATTATATTGAAGTATTTGTAAATACACCATTAGAAGTATGTGAACAACGCGATATAAAAGGCTTGTATAAAAAAGCACGTTCAGGAGAGATTAAAAATTTCACAGGAATCAGTTCGCCTTTTGAAAACCCGATAAGTCCAACGATAGAAATAAAAACCCTTAAGGAAACTCCAGAAGAAGCGGTTTCTAAAATTTTAACACTTTTAGAAAATAAGCTATAATAAACTTAGATATTTGAATGCAACTTGAAACTAAAATATATCAAAAAGAAAACAACTTAAAAGTTGGAAATCTCTTAAAAGCAACAGCCAAAGATTTTTTTAGGTCTCATTTTTTAGCAAAACAATTGGCAACTCGAGATATTACATCACAATACAGACAATCGTATTTAGGGATTATTTGGGCGTTTATAACCCCCATATCTTCCGCTTTTGTTTGGATTTTTTTAAGTGCAACTGGAACCATACAACTTTCCGATACAGGTGTGCCCTATCCTGTATATGTATTTTCAGGAACTTTAATATGGTCTATAATAATAGAGTCTATTAATTCTCCAGCAAGTAATACCAATGCCGCTCGTGGTATTATGACCAAAATAAATTTTCCAAAAGAAGCTTTAGTATTATCGGGCATTTATAAACTGCTTTTTAATAGTTCAATTAAAATTGGATTGTTAGTTATTTTAATTTTTGCATTTGGAGTAGGGTTTCATTGGTCTTTGTTGTTATTTCCACTTGCCATACTGGCTGCTATTTTGTTTGGTACCACTATGGGTTTGTTTTTAACACCTATAAGCCTTATTTACAACGATATTGCTAAAATTATTAGTATGGGGTTAAGTCTGTTAATGTATATAACACCAGTAGTTTATGCCATCCCTAAAGATGGATTAATGAAAACGGTTATGGAATTAAATCCATTTACACCACTAATTTTAACAGCAAGGGCGCTTGCTTTAGGAAATACAACGGAATAT
The genomic region above belongs to Mariniflexile litorale and contains:
- a CDS encoding ABC transporter permease, producing the protein MQLETKIYQKENNLKVGNLLKATAKDFFRSHFLAKQLATRDITSQYRQSYLGIIWAFITPISSAFVWIFLSATGTIQLSDTGVPYPVYVFSGTLIWSIIIESINSPASNTNAARGIMTKINFPKEALVLSGIYKLLFNSSIKIGLLVILIFAFGVGFHWSLLLFPLAILAAILFGTTMGLFLTPISLIYNDIAKIISMGLSLLMYITPVVYAIPKDGLMKTVMELNPFTPLILTARALALGNTTEYLAYFSWVFIVSVLLFFIGLMLYRISIPIIVERLSA
- the cysC gene encoding adenylyl-sulfate kinase, which translates into the protein MKHNKKQNYSVNRLGRALINKHKPCLIWFTGLSGSGKSTIANLLEKELHKKQIHTYTLDGDNLRRGLNKDLLFTKEDRIENLRRTAEVAKLFIDAGLVVIAAFISPYNKIREDIKAIVGSDYYIEVFVNTPLEVCEQRDIKGLYKKARSGEIKNFTGISSPFENPISPTIEIKTLKETPEEAVSKILTLLENKL
- a CDS encoding polysaccharide biosynthesis tyrosine autokinase — protein: MNDEFEVSESQFQSLFDFKAFLFRALGYWKLYILFIGIGVFIVYQQNIRKQQSYRLSTQISIEEESNPLFTSTTSLTFNWGGVSGKVQTMMTSLGSRSIHEKVVDNLQFYVSYLKQARFRKDDIYKQAPFRIKLIPNTNQILNVPVKIVFIDKNLYELTFNFESNVVKTQNFTTKEKLNLDVPVQELKMEFTLGEPVILPYFNGTIELADKRIANIGDEYFIQFSDFDAVVANYNNRLAIDNPRNSAILNLSMVDVNKGKIVDYLNETVQVLSEDQLNRKNQFVTNTINFIDAQLERVKSQLTLNADSLNNYREQNKIYNLDGESAIVNSKLTNLELEKDNMNRKLAYYASLKTYLETSNSFTDVPAPSISGIDDGNILSNIGKINQLSVQKSKYESTVRKDALIFDDLNRQIEGIKTVLLENISSATNGIKREMQSINSKIVEAESEIRRLPKAQQKLLSIRRQYALSEQTYNVFLAKRGEADIIKSASVSDVLIIDTAKDTGAIPIDLKLSSRYLFAVIGGLLIPLLLAFLLTFFDNKIHSPQVLENQSKIPLLGVVGKSSLESNLIVHLKPKSVVAESFRGIRSSLQYMYSKRDLNSSKTVVLTSSVSGEGKTFCSINIATVFALSGKKTVLVGLDLRKPKIFGDFEVKNDKGAVNYLIGQKSLEEIVQQTNVPNLDVITSGPIPPNPSELLIGEKTDALMAELKETYDFIVLDTPPIGLVADAFELLKYTDATIYVVRQDYTEKGMLNLINDKYDKGEVKNLSFIYNCYDQKGKYGYGYGYGYGYGYGYGHYANGYHEEDGAKKGWLSKLKGMIKVS
- the cysQ gene encoding 3'(2'),5'-bisphosphate nucleotidase CysQ, whose translation is MNTLLITAIKSAIYAGAEIMKIYSGSFEVTLKQDNSPLTIADEHANTMINSYLEKTEIPIISEENKQVVYTIRKDWDTCWIVDPLDGTKEFIKRNGEFTVNIALIKNNKPILGVIYVPVSKTLYYANVSENKAYKYELNSHEYTESIFQNSVELTPKKNDDNQIKIVGSRSHKSEETEGFINILKSKGKDIDLVSKGSSLKFCLVAEGKANIYPRFAPTMEWDTAAGHAICSAVGLKVMQINENNELQYNKQDLLNPYFIVQ